One segment of Nitrospirota bacterium DNA contains the following:
- a CDS encoding HEAT repeat domain-containing protein — translation MEIHDDLKAAKDIIQALLKSKKMIRMYPSNNPIYVKTIEDTYARFKDYFDYRDDLLLKIRQNDITWENEQLYYNAEKDDNLALFLFKDGLRELTFKKGLTADEMEEFLKITAMDFEREVLDDDIVTLLWEKDFQNIQHVADDVILADEDNYEMNAVEQITEASNDSDNVLKAYQDAFKEDDVLKDVDVIPLSDKDLQHLMQELERDAQDKSTKLVDILFELMYLAESRSDFDELSVYFMNAIEYSMTRGDIPMVTNILSRLQDVLNDKNVDEEIKKYFRKIISFAGSDPIIKLLGEILDAGQELEDKIIEDLVARLDKNAVTPLMNILGELKSIHARKVVIDALIHIGPKDIMTLSKGLNDSRWYVVRNIIFILRKISDKRAVEFLLKTVRHADIRVRKEVIRALGELGGGGVFQTLRECLEDPEIQVRSAALRALGTVASEAAKRIIMDRISDKTFRDKDFEEKKEYFEVISHWKDKEVSAFLSEILRKKSFFFGSAKIDETRACAAYGLGLLGNRDAVDLLQKFKGENNKLVREFCYTAIKRLDHGQ, via the coding sequence ATGGAAATACACGACGATCTGAAGGCAGCGAAAGATATCATTCAGGCGCTGCTCAAATCAAAAAAGATGATACGCATGTATCCATCGAACAACCCTATTTACGTTAAAACCATTGAGGATACCTATGCCCGTTTCAAGGATTACTTTGACTATCGCGACGACCTGCTGCTAAAGATACGCCAGAATGACATCACGTGGGAAAATGAACAGCTTTATTACAATGCAGAGAAAGATGACAATCTCGCTCTCTTCCTGTTTAAGGATGGCCTGAGAGAACTCACCTTCAAGAAGGGCCTGACCGCCGATGAAATGGAAGAGTTTCTGAAAATCACCGCTATGGACTTTGAGCGGGAGGTTCTGGACGACGATATTGTCACGCTCTTGTGGGAAAAGGATTTTCAGAATATACAGCATGTTGCTGACGACGTGATCCTTGCCGATGAGGACAATTACGAGATGAATGCGGTGGAGCAGATTACCGAGGCAAGCAATGATTCGGATAATGTATTAAAGGCGTATCAGGATGCCTTCAAGGAGGATGATGTCCTTAAAGATGTGGATGTCATACCTCTTAGCGACAAGGATCTGCAGCACCTTATGCAGGAACTTGAGAGAGACGCGCAGGATAAATCCACTAAATTGGTTGATATACTCTTTGAGCTCATGTATCTCGCCGAATCGCGCAGTGATTTTGACGAACTCTCCGTCTACTTCATGAATGCGATCGAATATTCGATGACGCGGGGCGATATACCCATGGTCACAAACATCCTGTCGCGGCTGCAGGATGTCCTGAATGACAAAAACGTTGACGAGGAGATCAAAAAATATTTCAGAAAGATCATATCGTTTGCAGGAAGTGATCCCATCATTAAGCTCCTCGGTGAAATTCTTGACGCAGGGCAGGAGTTGGAAGATAAGATCATCGAGGACCTTGTAGCGCGTCTGGACAAAAATGCGGTAACGCCCTTAATGAACATTTTGGGAGAGCTCAAGAGCATCCATGCCCGAAAAGTCGTGATAGACGCACTCATCCATATCGGCCCGAAGGATATTATGACCCTTTCCAAGGGGTTGAATGATTCCCGCTGGTATGTGGTAAGAAATATTATTTTCATACTCAGAAAGATTTCCGACAAGAGGGCTGTAGAATTCCTGCTTAAAACGGTGCGGCATGCAGACATCAGGGTTCGAAAAGAAGTAATCAGGGCATTGGGCGAACTTGGCGGCGGAGGTGTGTTTCAGACTCTGAGGGAGTGCCTTGAAGACCCGGAGATTCAGGTGCGGTCGGCTGCTCTCAGGGCACTGGGAACGGTAGCCTCAGAAGCGGCTAAAAGAATTATCATGGACCGCATTAGTGATAAGACGTTCAGGGACAAGGACTTCGAAGAGAAGAAGGAATACTTTGAAGTCATTTCACACTGGAAAGATAAGGAAGTATCAGCGTTTCTTTCAGAAATCCTCAGGAAGAAATCGTTCTTCTTCGGAAGCGCCAAGATCGATGAGACCAGGGCCTGTGCCGCCTATGGACTCGGCCTTCTGGGAAATAGGGACGCGGTCGATCTGCTGCAGAAGTTCAAGGGAGAAAACAATAAGCTGGTCAGGGAGTTCTGCTATACTGCCATCAAGAGGCTCGACCATGGACAATAA
- a CDS encoding HD-GYP domain-containing protein, with protein sequence MDNKQERELHKHAKELINQLSVVLRTSQIHDANNIALVSSMSRLVAMLNTFIEQEKIITLELRGEFFYINEYRIRYSLEYLLNFDFLIREFKKRELGSVSFKNQIKSEDMKALIRACIAASFSQEPFEALEEKMADVRTISVGRLQKVVEEDSYDVRKMVKKTYFNAVSFTQGVMNKMKSGEKVNIKKAKRVVESMVDQILEEEQMLLGMTAIKDYDEYTYHHSVNVSILSVALGQRLGLNRRMLTELGMVALFHDLGKMEIPNEVLNKPTNFTDDEWKIIRKHPVWGLKAVLKLKKFDDLTIKSAIVAFEHHMNFDLSGYPKVRKPLELELYSRIVSLSDQYDAMTSARVYSRTPMSPDKALSIMMERAGTQLDPLLFKFFTNMVGIYPIGTLVMLDTKELGLVCESNQVFPARPRVMVIVDSKGNRIKGSTVDLTEKNEQEVFLRSISKTMDPNKYKINLAEYLL encoded by the coding sequence ATGGACAATAAGCAGGAGCGTGAGCTGCATAAACATGCCAAGGAGCTCATCAATCAGCTCTCTGTGGTGCTGCGCACATCCCAGATACATGATGCAAATAATATTGCCCTCGTCTCTTCGATGAGCCGTCTTGTGGCGATGCTCAATACGTTCATTGAGCAGGAAAAGATCATTACGCTCGAACTGCGAGGGGAGTTCTTCTACATCAACGAATATCGCATACGCTATTCGCTTGAATATCTGCTCAATTTCGATTTTCTGATACGGGAATTCAAGAAGCGCGAACTCGGGAGCGTTTCATTTAAAAATCAGATCAAATCGGAGGATATGAAGGCACTTATACGTGCCTGCATTGCAGCTTCATTCTCGCAGGAACCCTTTGAAGCTCTTGAAGAAAAAATGGCAGACGTACGAACGATCAGCGTCGGACGCTTGCAAAAAGTTGTCGAAGAGGATTCCTATGATGTAAGAAAAATGGTAAAAAAGACTTACTTCAATGCCGTGTCATTTACGCAGGGCGTCATGAACAAGATGAAGAGCGGCGAAAAGGTGAATATCAAGAAGGCAAAAAGGGTTGTCGAATCAATGGTAGACCAAATCCTCGAGGAAGAGCAGATGCTGCTCGGCATGACAGCCATCAAGGATTATGACGAATACACGTATCATCATTCTGTAAATGTCAGCATTCTGTCGGTAGCCCTTGGACAGCGTTTGGGACTCAATCGCCGAATGCTGACGGAACTCGGCATGGTCGCATTGTTCCATGACCTGGGCAAGATGGAGATCCCCAATGAGGTCCTCAATAAACCGACCAATTTTACGGATGATGAGTGGAAAATCATCAGAAAGCATCCTGTCTGGGGCCTCAAGGCGGTATTGAAACTCAAAAAATTTGATGACCTTACCATAAAATCGGCCATCGTTGCATTTGAGCATCATATGAACTTCGACCTTTCGGGATATCCGAAGGTGCGCAAACCTCTTGAGCTTGAACTGTACAGCCGTATCGTCAGCCTCTCCGATCAGTATGATGCGATGACGTCGGCACGAGTCTATTCGCGGACACCCATGTCCCCTGACAAGGCGCTCAGTATTATGATGGAGCGTGCAGGAACGCAGCTCGACCCGCTTTTATTTAAATTCTTTACCAATATGGTCGGCATCTATCCCATCGGGACCCTTGTCATGCTTGACACAAAGGAGCTTGGTCTGGTCTGCGAGAGTAATCAGGTCTTTCCGGCGCGTCCCCGCGTTATGGTTATTGTCGACAGCAAGGGCAACAGGATAAAGGGTTCAACGGTCGATCTGACCGAAAAAAATGAACAGGAAGTCTTTCTGCGTTCAATCAGCAAAACCATGGATCCCAACAAATACAAAATAAACCTCGCTGAATATCTGCTGTAA
- the rplU gene encoding 50S ribosomal protein L21 — MYAIIDAAGFQIKVAPGDTVKVQKLTTSGDMNVTFDKVLLVSKDETTVIGSPYVKNASVRAEILKDDKARKVIIFKKKPRKGHKKLRGHRQPYSLVKIQDIVVGG; from the coding sequence ATGTACGCGATTATTGATGCAGCAGGTTTTCAGATTAAGGTAGCACCGGGCGATACCGTTAAGGTCCAAAAACTAACGACTTCGGGTGACATGAATGTCACCTTTGACAAGGTTTTACTCGTTTCAAAAGACGAAACGACCGTAATCGGCAGTCCTTATGTGAAGAACGCATCGGTCAGGGCTGAGATTTTGAAGGACGATAAGGCCAGGAAAGTAATTATCTTCAAGAAAAAGCCCCGCAAGGGCCACAAGAAGCTGAGGGGGCACCGTCAACCGTACTCTCTCGTAAAAATTCAGGATATTGTAGTCGGAGGATAG
- the rpmA gene encoding 50S ribosomal protein L27 produces the protein MAHKKGVGSSRNGRDSQSQRLGIKRFGGQIVRAGNILVRQRGTKFHPGNNVGKGSDDTLFSLIDGVVQFERKDSVRLKISVYPAVQQ, from the coding sequence ATGGCACACAAAAAAGGAGTCGGAAGTTCAAGGAACGGGCGTGATAGTCAGTCACAACGCCTCGGGATAAAAAGGTTTGGCGGCCAGATCGTCAGGGCGGGAAATATCCTCGTCAGACAGAGAGGGACCAAGTTTCATCCGGGGAATAATGTTGGGAAAGGTTCTGACGATACACTTTTTTCACTGATCGATGGAGTGGTCCAGTTCGAGAGAAAAGACAGCGTTAGACTAAAGATAAGCGTTTATCCTGCAGTTCAGCAATAA
- the obgE gene encoding GTPase ObgE translates to MKFVDYAEIFVQAGRGGRGCVSFRREKYVPRGGPDGGDGGRGGHVIFRADKNLNTLLDFRYRREYRAVKGQHGMGQKMHGRDGDDLVIPLPLGTVIRDKETGAVVADLVVDAQEFVSARGGRGGQGNQHFATATRQVPRFAQPGEEGEEKQLILELKLLADVGLVGLPNAGKSTLISVISSARPKIADYPFTTLVPNLGVVKFGDYRSFVVADIPGLIEGAHKGTGLGFQFLRHIERTRICLHLVDVSDMSEGNPAEQYRMIRQELQRYSDELYTKKHAVVATKLDAASDSSRLDLLREYCKTNHIDFLAISSVTREGTRKLLRYLGNLLIKEGENG, encoded by the coding sequence ATGAAGTTCGTCGATTATGCAGAAATCTTCGTACAAGCCGGAAGAGGAGGGCGTGGATGCGTCAGCTTTCGGAGAGAGAAATACGTTCCCCGCGGAGGTCCTGACGGAGGTGACGGTGGCAGGGGCGGCCATGTCATCTTTCGTGCAGACAAGAATCTGAACACACTGTTGGATTTCAGATACCGACGTGAGTATCGGGCAGTAAAGGGCCAGCACGGCATGGGGCAGAAGATGCACGGGAGGGATGGAGATGATCTTGTCATTCCCTTACCGCTGGGGACCGTTATCAGGGATAAGGAAACCGGTGCCGTAGTCGCTGATCTTGTGGTGGATGCACAGGAGTTTGTTTCTGCGCGCGGAGGAAGAGGCGGGCAGGGCAATCAACATTTTGCAACCGCTACACGGCAGGTGCCGCGCTTTGCGCAACCGGGGGAGGAAGGCGAAGAGAAGCAGCTCATTCTGGAACTGAAGCTGCTTGCAGACGTCGGGCTTGTAGGACTCCCCAACGCAGGCAAATCAACGCTCATATCTGTCATCTCGTCGGCTCGCCCCAAAATAGCTGACTATCCTTTTACCACCCTTGTTCCCAATCTCGGCGTCGTAAAGTTCGGTGACTATAGAAGCTTTGTTGTTGCTGATATACCAGGGCTCATTGAAGGCGCACACAAGGGAACAGGCCTTGGATTTCAGTTTTTGCGCCATATTGAACGGACAAGAATATGTCTTCATCTCGTTGATGTCTCCGACATGTCTGAAGGAAATCCGGCTGAGCAATACCGCATGATCCGGCAGGAACTGCAGCGTTACAGTGATGAACTCTATACAAAGAAGCACGCCGTTGTTGCCACGAAACTTGATGCAGCCTCAGATTCCTCAAGACTTGACTTGCTCAGGGAATATTGCAAAACTAATCATATCGATTTTCTGGCCATCTCCTCGGTTACGAGAGAAGGAACGAGGAAACTGCTCAGATATCTTGGGAATCTCCTCATCAAAGAGGGGGAAAACGGTTGA
- the proB gene encoding glutamate 5-kinase: MSWESPHQRGGKRLNRIVVKIGSNIIASAHEGLDTTMIDRISGDISIIASEGSEVVIVSSGAVAAGMKKLGMKTKPTDIRFKQAAAAVGQSSLMWAYEKAFAGNGKKVAQVLLTREDFADRKKYINSKNTLMTLLSYGIIPVINENDTVTTDEIKFGDNDNLASLVSIMIEADHLYILSDVDGLYEADPRNNPAAEIITYVEEITPAIVQLAGDAGSGVGTGGMYSKVLAAKKATSHGIAVNIINGKKPGLLIPAVRGQHYGTCFRAREERLSQRKGWIAYSSRSKGSVILDEGAVSAVRDGSKSLLPSGIVSVEGTFEVGDSVYCVSARGKRIAKGLINYSSVDLKKIMGRKTSEIEELLGFKYSDEAIHRDNLVLV, from the coding sequence ATATCTTGGGAATCTCCTCATCAAAGAGGGGGAAAACGGTTGAATCGGATCGTCGTTAAAATAGGAAGCAATATTATCGCGTCTGCTCATGAGGGACTCGATACAACCATGATCGACCGAATCTCGGGCGATATATCGATCATTGCATCTGAAGGCAGCGAAGTGGTCATTGTTTCATCCGGTGCTGTTGCAGCCGGCATGAAAAAACTCGGCATGAAGACAAAACCGACCGATATCAGGTTTAAGCAGGCTGCCGCCGCTGTCGGACAGAGCAGTCTGATGTGGGCGTATGAAAAGGCCTTTGCAGGCAACGGCAAGAAGGTCGCCCAGGTGCTCCTGACACGTGAGGATTTTGCGGACAGGAAAAAATACATTAATTCCAAGAATACGCTCATGACACTGTTGTCCTACGGCATCATACCGGTTATCAACGAAAATGACACGGTCACGACCGACGAGATAAAATTTGGTGATAACGACAACCTTGCATCACTTGTTTCCATCATGATAGAGGCAGATCATCTGTACATCCTTTCTGATGTCGACGGTCTTTATGAGGCAGATCCGCGAAACAATCCTGCTGCAGAAATCATCACCTACGTTGAAGAGATAACGCCCGCCATTGTGCAGTTGGCGGGAGACGCAGGAAGCGGTGTCGGAACCGGTGGGATGTATTCAAAAGTGCTTGCGGCCAAGAAGGCGACATCCCACGGGATCGCCGTGAATATTATCAATGGAAAGAAACCGGGATTGCTTATACCTGCGGTCAGAGGACAGCATTACGGCACCTGCTTCAGGGCGCGAGAAGAAAGACTGTCTCAGCGAAAAGGATGGATTGCCTACAGCAGCCGCTCGAAGGGGAGCGTTATCCTGGATGAAGGAGCAGTCAGTGCTGTCAGGGACGGCAGCAAGAGTCTCCTTCCTTCCGGCATTGTTTCTGTTGAAGGGACTTTTGAAGTCGGCGATTCAGTCTATTGCGTATCTGCCAGGGGCAAAAGGATAGCCAAAGGTCTGATCAATTATTCATCAGTTGATCTGAAGAAGATCATGGGAAGAAAGACGAGTGAAATAGAAGAGCTTCTGGGCTTCAAATATTCTGATGAGGCAATACACCGGGATAACCTGGTGCTGGTCTGA
- a CDS encoding DUF4416 family protein, with the protein MGTPHPPEKALLFLALLFVSKEVLEASLPIFKERFGDTLLESPEALWSHSHYYDKELGTPVLRRFIFFSSLFDASTLPEIKLETNRLEDAFSHNGKRRINVDPGYITSSKVVLASAKDYSHRLYLGKGIYGEVALYFQGNRFNPMPYTYQDYKEPKGLDMFEKARKELKKLTGSVRPAPGYPGVLPHQNI; encoded by the coding sequence ATGGGAACGCCGCATCCTCCCGAGAAGGCACTTCTCTTTTTGGCGCTGCTCTTTGTATCCAAAGAGGTCTTAGAGGCATCGCTTCCGATATTTAAGGAGCGTTTTGGCGACACCCTTTTGGAAAGCCCCGAAGCCCTCTGGAGCCACTCGCATTATTACGATAAAGAACTCGGGACTCCCGTTTTGCGGCGCTTCATTTTTTTTAGCAGTCTTTTTGACGCGTCGACGCTGCCGGAAATCAAACTGGAGACAAACCGCCTGGAAGATGCGTTCTCTCATAACGGGAAAAGAAGGATCAATGTCGATCCTGGGTATATTACTTCTTCAAAGGTAGTTCTTGCATCGGCCAAGGATTATTCTCACAGGCTCTATCTTGGGAAGGGGATCTACGGGGAGGTTGCACTTTACTTTCAGGGTAATAGATTCAATCCGATGCCCTATACTTACCAGGATTACAAAGAGCCGAAAGGGCTGGATATGTTCGAAAAAGCGAGAAAGGAACTGAAAAAATTAACGGGAAGCGTCAGACCAGCACCAGGTTATCCCGGTGTATTGCCTCATCAGAATATTTGA
- a CDS encoding TlpA family protein disulfide reductase — protein sequence MKHFFGILGRVFLAGIIVFATSCSEKKTEVAEGVRAPKLDVRDARTDRALDMAQLKGKVVFVNFWASWCMPCKEEMPSIEALHRELQKNDTFLMVTILYKDDVRTAAAYMQANGYTFPLFTDTNGISAKQYGVTGVPETYLIDKKGALRKRVIGPADWNSSEAKAFINSLLSE from the coding sequence ATGAAACACTTTTTCGGTATCCTTGGCCGGGTATTTCTTGCCGGTATAATAGTTTTCGCTACTTCCTGCTCTGAGAAAAAAACTGAAGTGGCCGAGGGGGTACGCGCCCCGAAGCTCGATGTCAGGGATGCCAGGACAGACCGGGCACTGGACATGGCCCAGCTAAAAGGCAAAGTTGTATTTGTCAATTTCTGGGCATCATGGTGTATGCCCTGCAAAGAGGAGATGCCTTCAATAGAAGCACTTCACCGGGAATTACAGAAGAACGACACGTTCCTCATGGTAACGATTCTTTATAAGGACGACGTAAGGACTGCAGCCGCCTATATGCAGGCAAACGGCTACACGTTCCCGCTCTTCACTGATACTAATGGCATCTCGGCTAAACAGTATGGGGTAACAGGCGTGCCGGAAACATATCTGATCGACAAGAAGGGAGCACTGAGAAAACGGGTAATCGGGCCCGCTGACTGGAATTCATCCGAGGCAAAGGCTTTTATCAATTCACTGCTTTCTGAATAA
- a CDS encoding ATP-dependent Clp protease ATP-binding subunit produces the protein MFEKFTERGRKVIIFAKEEAEKRQNDYLGTEHLLLAILREEDGLPVAILKKMGLTIEELRMEVERNLPAGMNLLSFGDIPFTPRAKKVLELAVEEARLLGHNYIGSEHLLLGLIREDEGIAGKILRNLGANLLGARQLTINLSMKSYVQAREKKSSTPALDEFGRDLTMLAKENRLDPVIGREDEIERLLQVLGRRMKNNPVVIGEPGVGKTAIVEGLCQRIVSGDIPETLIGKRIISLDLGALIAGTKYRGQFEERLKIVMKEIVQADNIILFIDELHTLIGAGAAEGSIDASSMLKPALSRGEIQCIGATTPDEYRKYIQKDRALERRFQPIYVQPPDVSTTVDILAGLKSRYESHHKVKIAPEALSSSAKLSDRYIPDRFLPDKAIDVIDETGARIKLKRQTPPFELKDMEFKLNRLSKEKNLYIKLHDLEKASAVRMEEDKLKKLFEQMQNSWKERLSREIPVMNEDDVAYTVAKMTGIPIVKIEERESDKLIRMEDELHHRIIAQEEAIRAVSRAIRRSRAGLKSAKRPIGSFFFLGPTGVGKTELAKALAEFMFNDESALIKIDMSEYMERFNVSKLTGAPPGYVGYEEGGMLTERVRKKPYAVILFDEIEKAHPDVFNMLLQVLDEGVLTDNFGRKVDFRNTLIIMTSNLGARIIEKATPLGFQRHESGEIYENIKENVLSELKKTFNPEFLNRVDEIVVFHPLDKSHLLSVIDLLVDEMNKELIDQELVVELSHEVKEWLLDKHFKPAYGARPMRRAIQREIEDTLSEEILKGNFKGGHKIRVLLEAGTPVFVIADEASVLSGVN, from the coding sequence ATGTTTGAGAAATTTACAGAACGTGGAAGAAAGGTCATCATCTTTGCCAAAGAAGAAGCAGAAAAAAGGCAGAATGATTATCTTGGAACCGAGCACCTTCTCCTGGCAATACTGAGAGAGGAAGATGGACTGCCCGTTGCGATATTGAAGAAAATGGGCCTGACCATAGAGGAACTTCGTATGGAAGTTGAAAGAAATCTCCCTGCAGGGATGAATCTTCTCAGCTTTGGTGATATCCCCTTTACCCCAAGAGCGAAAAAAGTACTTGAACTGGCAGTCGAAGAAGCGAGACTGCTCGGCCATAACTACATTGGCAGTGAACATCTGCTGCTCGGCCTCATTCGTGAGGACGAAGGGATAGCAGGCAAGATCCTTCGCAATTTGGGAGCAAATCTTCTTGGCGCCCGTCAGCTTACCATCAATCTCTCGATGAAGTCTTATGTTCAGGCGAGGGAGAAGAAAAGCAGCACCCCTGCCCTTGATGAATTCGGCAGGGACCTCACCATGCTCGCAAAAGAGAACCGTCTGGACCCGGTGATTGGCAGGGAAGATGAGATAGAGCGTCTGCTTCAGGTGCTCGGCAGAAGAATGAAGAATAACCCTGTGGTCATCGGAGAACCCGGGGTCGGGAAAACCGCAATTGTTGAGGGGCTCTGCCAGCGTATTGTGTCCGGTGACATTCCGGAGACCCTTATCGGCAAAAGGATCATTTCCCTTGATCTGGGTGCGCTGATCGCCGGTACAAAATATCGCGGCCAGTTTGAAGAACGACTTAAGATTGTCATGAAGGAGATCGTTCAGGCTGATAATATCATCCTCTTTATCGACGAACTTCATACGCTGATCGGAGCCGGTGCGGCAGAGGGCTCAATTGATGCCTCCAGCATGCTGAAGCCTGCTCTGTCGCGCGGAGAGATCCAGTGTATCGGGGCGACAACGCCTGACGAATACAGAAAATATATCCAGAAAGACAGGGCACTGGAGCGGAGATTCCAGCCTATCTATGTCCAGCCGCCTGATGTATCTACAACCGTAGATATTCTTGCAGGATTAAAATCCCGGTATGAATCACACCATAAGGTCAAAATTGCTCCTGAGGCGCTGAGTTCATCAGCCAAACTGTCTGACCGTTATATCCCGGACAGATTTCTTCCTGACAAGGCCATTGACGTGATTGATGAAACTGGAGCTCGCATCAAATTGAAGCGACAGACCCCTCCTTTTGAGCTTAAGGATATGGAGTTCAAACTGAACAGACTCTCAAAGGAAAAGAACCTGTATATCAAACTTCATGATCTGGAAAAAGCTTCTGCTGTTCGTATGGAGGAAGACAAGCTTAAGAAACTGTTTGAGCAGATGCAGAATTCATGGAAGGAGCGCCTGAGCAGAGAAATACCGGTCATGAATGAAGATGACGTTGCCTATACGGTTGCGAAGATGACGGGCATCCCGATTGTCAAGATAGAAGAGCGCGAATCAGACAAGCTTATCAGGATGGAAGATGAACTTCATCATCGCATCATTGCGCAGGAAGAAGCAATCAGGGCCGTGTCACGGGCTATCCGCCGTTCCAGGGCCGGCCTGAAAAGTGCCAAACGTCCAATCGGTTCATTCTTTTTTCTCGGCCCGACAGGCGTCGGAAAGACTGAACTTGCAAAAGCGCTTGCCGAGTTCATGTTCAATGATGAAAGTGCACTTATAAAAATCGACATGTCCGAGTATATGGAGCGGTTCAATGTTTCGAAATTGACCGGTGCACCCCCCGGCTATGTCGGATATGAAGAGGGAGGAATGCTCACCGAGCGGGTCAGAAAAAAACCGTATGCGGTCATCCTGTTCGATGAAATCGAAAAAGCTCATCCGGATGTCTTTAATATGCTGTTGCAGGTCCTCGACGAAGGTGTCCTGACGGACAATTTTGGCAGAAAAGTCGATTTCAGAAATACGCTGATTATCATGACGTCCAACCTCGGCGCGCGAATTATCGAGAAGGCTACACCGCTGGGATTCCAGCGGCATGAATCGGGAGAGATCTACGAAAACATCAAGGAAAATGTCCTGAGTGAGCTGAAAAAGACCTTTAATCCGGAGTTTCTGAACCGCGTCGATGAGATTGTGGTATTCCATCCGCTGGACAAGAGTCATCTCCTTTCCGTTATCGATCTGCTCGTAGACGAAATGAACAAGGAGCTTATTGACCAGGAACTCGTTGTTGAGTTGTCTCACGAAGTCAAAGAATGGTTGCTGGATAAGCATTTTAAACCTGCGTATGGGGCTCGACCGATGAGAAGAGCAATCCAGAGGGAGATTGAGGACACCCTTTCGGAAGAGATACTGAAGGGCAATTTCAAGGGTGGCCATAAGATTAGAGTGTTGCTGGAGGCAGGAACGCCGGTATTTGTTATTGCTGACGAGGCGTCAGTCCTGTCCGGTGTCAATTAG
- a CDS encoding nucleoside-diphosphate kinase, producing MKNEEVEQTLVLIKPDALKNSLTGYVLSQLSEFHTGLRFAGTKIVYVNNLLAEEHYAEHRGKVFFPSLLEYIMGQLHYPEEPWKRRVIALVYQGQDAVQKIRDICGPTNPHIAREKKPGCIRSLGTLVPLKDEAGNVVGERMDNLIHASAVALDAEREIKLWFRPTDIPPFMRAYPAETNEAFYYFSNNRLLLKHEPGSICLLAPGDIAWKSDLDALRALEQGLPAAVSLGSIAAKYVMNTEENT from the coding sequence GTGAAAAATGAAGAAGTTGAACAGACCCTGGTACTCATAAAGCCGGATGCGCTGAAGAATTCATTGACAGGTTACGTGCTCTCTCAACTTTCAGAATTTCATACCGGCCTTCGTTTTGCCGGGACCAAGATAGTCTATGTCAATAATTTGCTTGCTGAGGAGCATTATGCTGAGCATCGAGGGAAGGTATTTTTCCCCTCTCTTCTTGAGTATATCATGGGACAGCTTCATTATCCTGAAGAGCCCTGGAAGAGACGTGTAATCGCATTGGTATATCAGGGGCAGGATGCCGTGCAGAAGATTCGCGATATTTGCGGTCCCACAAACCCTCATATAGCGCGGGAAAAAAAGCCGGGATGCATCAGGTCCCTGGGAACGCTCGTTCCGCTTAAAGATGAAGCGGGCAACGTGGTCGGCGAACGGATGGATAATCTGATCCATGCTTCTGCCGTAGCGCTGGACGCCGAACGGGAAATCAAGCTCTGGTTTAGGCCTACCGATATCCCTCCTTTTATGCGGGCGTATCCTGCTGAAACAAACGAGGCATTTTATTATTTCTCCAATAACAGACTCCTGCTGAAGCATGAACCAGGGAGTATCTGCCTTCTTGCCCCTGGCGATATTGCATGGAAAAGTGATCTTGACGCTCTCCGAGCCCTGGAGCAGGGATTGCCGGCAGCGGTTTCCCTGGGATCCATTGCAGCGAAGTATGTCATGAACACCGAAGAAAATACTTAG